The genomic interval GAGATTAggattttttgttataattttttttctgtaattttattattttatttattcaaattattttatattttgaaataattttaaaatattgtggGCCACTTAAATTTTGCCATTTGTATATATACCAACATTACATATTgacatttaataatattattttaatggaagtgtaaaaatcaaaataaaagtgtAATTCAAGTAGTTTGGTCGctaaaaaatcaatttatgtGATTAAGTCATAAATGGGATAGTTCAAATAATTTTGTCACCAATacccaaaaatattttctaCTTCATTAAAGTATTACAgatactaaataaataaatatttatgaaataaaataatatccatagtgtttgataaaattttataaaaaaaaaatattctttttacttctttttttttttttttttttttttttttgtgaaatcacTTTATACTTTATACTTTATAATTGTACCATAGGCCCGTAGGCATCTAGCAattataatagtttttttttttttttgaaagaaacttAGTTCAGCAATTATACTAGTTTATTTGTACCATAAACATTCCCATTACATGTTTGTTTTTACTATTTCCTCAAGATATTCTAGATGGATGACTATAGGGGCTGCCACGTCagctattatatattttaaaaaatgtttcTCAACAAGCGGGCAAGAAAGTGAATCATGAATATGTAAATTTAAGTTAATTGTAATCACCGATTTTGTGTGTATTGATTTCCAGTTATAACTTATACTAATCAACAAATATATTGTATAGTGtgtattaattttctaaaattgttgCTTGATTGTACGTAATCCCATCTCATATTTCGATTTCCATATTAGAAACAGAATTTGATTAAactctttaatttgtaattataGAAACATATGCAGTAAAACAGGATAAAGGATACGTCATATTCATTCCTCGCACTAGAAAAAACACACgatcaaaacaaaacaaaacacatGATATTTAGAAACAATAAAGCTACGTAACACGTTGCTCTTGGTTACTCAACTCACAACTCAGTTTTGGTTGGCCTGATATCCTCTCCATTAATGGCAGCCTTGTCATGTTCAGCAATATCAATTACCTTGGGCTGTTTCTTCTTCTCTTCGGTCACTTTGGGCACCGTAATCCTCAAAACTCCATTCTCAAGCTGGGCCTTGATCTGATCCAACTCCGCATTCGCTGGCAGCCGAAACTGTCTCCAGAACCTTCCACTGATCCTCTCCGATCGGTGCCACTTCTCTCCTTCCTTTTCCTCCTCTGGTTTGAGCTCACCGCTGACTCTCACCACTCTGTTCTCCTCCACCTCGATCTTCACATCCTCCTTCTTCATCCCCGGAATGTCAATGGAGATCACGTGCTCCGTCGCTGTCTCCTTCCAGTCCGCACGTGCCAGCGCCACCGTGTTATCTGCGCCTTTGGGAATGGACAGCGGCGTGTGCTCGAGGATTCGGAATGGGTCTTCGAAAGGGACGACGTTGTTCATCATCATATCCCAGAGCGATGTTGTGTAAGGAACTAAGGCATTGGATTGGACAGTGATGATTGAGAGTATGAGAAGTGCAAGGGCTAGTTTAGTTGGTTTTGGCGCCATTATTGTTGGGTTGGAAAATGTGTGtggtgtgtgagagagagagaggttggtcGATTTGGTGGGAGGGACTGATAAGTGATAATATGGATTTGAATTAATCTTGTTGTTTTGTGGATGACATGAAAATGTTTGGAGGTGAAATGaagtatatataagaataattatgcGGCTTCTCTGGATTGTTCGTAAGTGTTCATTTGGAAAAGATTAATTATTGGGAAAATTCTGGTAGAACCTGGCTGTTGACCTGGAGAAATCTAGAAggcattagttttttttttaaggtacaATATGTATTATTACCCAAGAATTACacagttttatcaaattcatTTTTCTGTTCCA from Cannabis sativa cultivar Pink pepper isolate KNU-18-1 chromosome 4, ASM2916894v1, whole genome shotgun sequence carries:
- the LOC115712164 gene encoding 16.9 kDa class I heat shock protein 1-like, with product MAPKPTKLALALLILSIITVQSNALVPYTTSLWDMMMNNVVPFEDPFRILEHTPLSIPKGADNTVALARADWKETATEHVISIDIPGMKKEDVKIEVEENRVVRVSGELKPEEEKEGEKWHRSERISGRFWRQFRLPANAELDQIKAQLENGVLRITVPKVTEEKKKQPKVIDIAEHDKAAINGEDIRPTKTEL